CTTTGTATGAGTTCAGGGGGATCAAAGAGGATGTCTGGGGCAACATGGGCATTCGTGATATGGAGAAATACCGATGTACGGTAGATCGCATAATCGAGATGAAAAAGGCTGGCTATCCCATTATAAATTCATTTACCTATCTTAAAATGATAAAAGAGCTGAAAAAGGGATATAATTGTCATGTCAATAATCTGATCCTGGATGTTACTGCAGATGGTTCTATTGAGAACTGTCGTATTCACAGGGAACCTTTGGGAAATGTTAATGAGGGTATCGCTAATGTATGGATGTCCTCAAAAGATCGGCAAAAGGCACTGACCGAGAAATGTGAAGGTTGCTTCTTCTTTGGTTATGTTGAAAATAGTCTGATGTATGATATGAACCTCGAGGTCCTGCAGCATTATGAGTGGATGTGAATTTTTCGAATAATTTTTAGTTCAGTCAGAAAAAGATGTCAATATATGAAATATTGCAGCTACCATCGTGTTTTCCAGTATTCTTCTCCATTAATATTATGTATTTTTGGAAGAGATGATCGTTTTTCTTTTTGAAAGAGTTTATATATTAAATCAAATATGTCCTTAGTATACTTTTATAGGGTATATGGTGTTAGATAATTTCAGTAATTTGAATATATATTTTGGTAAATAGGATAATATTATTTTGAGGTTTAATTATGGATGGTTATCAATTGTTTATGGTAATGCTTGCAGTCTATCTTTGTGGACTGATAGGTATTGGCTGGTACTTTACAAAAAGACAAAAGACAGTAACTGATTTCTGGCTTGCCGGTCGTAAGATCGGTACGATCGGGATTGGATTCTCATCGGCAGCTTCATGGCTGACAGCTGGTGGAATATTAGCTGTAATAGGATTTTTCATGCTACTTGGAATGGGCTCTATATGGGGGTTCGTAGCACCGAACATTCTTGCATTGCTTATTATCGCTATATTTGTGAAAAGGATCAAGCACCTTCCTGCTATCACACAGGCAGAACTTCTCGAACAGAGGTACAGTTCCGCACTCCGTGCTCCGGTGGGAATTATTATCACGATCGTGATGATACTTTTCGCAGTTGCTGACATCAAGGGATTTGCTCTTGTACTGGAGATATTCTATGGGGTTGACCCGATATATGCAGCTCTAATTGTTGCTCTTGCAGTATCTGTGTATGTTACTCTTGGTGGTTTGCATGCTGTTGTCTGGACCGATGTTGTCCAGTTCGTGTTCCTTTCCATATTTGCAATTATAATGGCATTCCTTGCAGTTGATTCAGCTACATCAGGTGTTGCTGGAATTTCAACAGCATCCGATCTTTTCTCCGGAGTTCCTACTGATTGGTGGAATCCGTTCATCATCGGTATGCCGATGGTACTGATCTTCGTCTTTGCGATCGTTCCGGGATGGATCACTGAACAGGACCCATGGCAGAAGGTATGGGCAGCTAAGGACTCAACTTCCGCAAGGAATGGTCTGGTCCTTGGTTCACTCCTTGTCACTATCGTATTTGCTGCATGTGCAGTTATTGCGATCGGACTGAATGCATTGTATCCGGAGATCGCAGCAGCAGGTTTCCCAATGGGAATGGCTCAGGCAGAACCTGCATTACTGACCTACATAGTCAGTACTTTCTCACCTGTGGTGATCGGTCTTAGTGCAATTGGTCTTGCAGCAGCTTCAATGTCCTGTGCTGATACCTTTGCTACATCCGGTGCATCATGTATCTCACGAGATATCTACCAGAGGTTTGTAAAACCGGATGCAACAATGAAGCAGATGCTTGCTATCAACAGGCTCAGTGTCCTCTTCGTTGTCGCTGCAGCAACTGTAGGTTCCTTCTTCATTAACAGTATCATCGATGCAATTCATATTGCGACCTTCATTGCAAGTGCATCATATTTCTTCCCTCTAATGGGTGGACTTTACTGGAAACGTGCTACAAAGGAAGGTGCACTGGCAGGTCTTCTTGTTGGTGCTATTGCACAGGTCTCTTTTACTGTCTATGATCTTTCAATGACCGCACCTATGGCTCCTCCATATCTTGAGACCGTACACCCGGTCCTTATGGGTCATGGTGTCATTGTCGGAATGGCACTGAGTGGAATTGCATTCTTTGGCGTCTCATTTATGACAAGGCCATCTAACATCATCAACCTTGCTCCATTCTTTAAAGAAGAAGCAGAAGAGCTGGCAAGCCACGAGGCACAGACAGTAGATGAGAAGAGTGCAGAGTACAAGAAATTCCTCAACAATGTCGATGCGCAGATCACAGGGGAACGTGCACACCTTCATTTGAGACTTGAAGGTTCTGCAACAGTTAATTGGACCAAATTCGTTGAACAGCTGAAAGAATCATATCCTGCATGGGTCACACCAACTGGTATTGATTCTGTTTACAGGTTGATCCAGGCTGACATGCTTGCATGTGTGTCCATCACACGTGGTCAAGGCGAGAAAGACATTTGGTTTGCATCAGAACCACCTGTAGATTCCGTTGAGATGCAGAAAAGGGAACTTTTCATCGCATACAAAGAGGTCGCAGCTGCTCTTGAAGAGACAGGTGTTATCCTTACAATGGCAAACAATGAGTAAATTTTAAGTTTCACTCCCGTTCTTCGGGAGTGCTATCTCTTTTTTCAATAACCTTTTTTACCAATGGGCTCCATTGTTTTTTTGATAAACTGTTTGTGATGTGTACAATGAAAAAACCAATTATAACAGTAGTATTTCTCTTCGCTCTTGCAATACTGGCGTCAGGCTGTATCGACGAGCTTGTACCTGTGGACGAAGAAGTGGTGTCAACTAATCTTTCCACATATGAGCTGGAGATCTTTAACGATCCCTCGTATGATGGTGGTTTCGTTAATACGACTACGTTCTATCTTGCAGATGACGGATCTGCAAATGTCGTCCATATGATCGTGAATGCTTCTGTTATTGAGGTAATACCTCTGGAAGATATGCTGAACCCGAACAAGGAAGCTATTTCAAATATTGTGATCCTTGCAGGTAGTTCAAATGACACAGAACCATCCTTTGAAACCTTTGAGATGCTTTCAACATCTTCAATAGAGGATGTTCCTGTTTTTAATTACACCATGGATGATGAGATCCTTCGTGGGCAGAAACACATTTACATAAGGTTCAATGAGAGCATCACAGGTATTGTATCATATAGCCTGGCAACACCTAAGGGACAGGATTTCATGTACGTTCCGGCCCATGATTCTGTTGTGAGGTTCATTCTGCCCGAAGGCTATACTACGGGCAATCCCTTTGTAGGCAAGGTGAGTCCCGAACCTGCAGAGAGGTATTTTGATGATCTCGACAGGGAAGTTCTTGTATGGTATGATCTGCGTGCAAAGCCCGGCTCATTTACAGAGATGGCAAGAGATTTCCTGAAAGTTGAGGTATCTGCTGAAGACTTTCCATATAAACCAATAATCGTCAAGTTCTATCAGAAATCTGCTCCACGTATGCTTCTTATAGGTACAAGTATCCTTGGTGCAGGCGTGCTTATAGTTCTCGGGAACTACCTTTCAACAAGAAGAAAACTTCGGAAGACCCGTGAAATGATCGAAGAAGGTTTTGATGAGAAACGGAGAAACTGAAAGCAATGATGAATCTTAATGAGATGTGTTGCAGATCATATCTCAGAATATGAACTCCATTCCGTCATATCCTAACGGGTATGTTTCGGATGCCTCTTCGTGAGGTCTGAAATAATGGCTCAGGTGTGTCATAACGACCTCCTTTGCCCTGATATTTTCAGCCATTTCCAATGCTTCTTTTGCATCCATGTGTTTCTTTACATGAAATCCGACATCGTCCGGTATAATGGCATCTACTATGAACAGGTCGGGTTCCTTTATAAGTTCAAGGCTGCCTTCCGGTATGTTGTTATCAGTATCACCACTGATGACCACCTTTTTCTCACCTTCGCATATCATCACGCCAATCGCCTTTTCCACAGGTGGGTGATTCACTTCGAAAAGTGTGAATTCAAGTCCTATGAGCTCAAAAGTCTCGCCGGGATGGATATCATGTCTTCTTGGT
This genomic stretch from Methanococcoides sp. AM1 harbors:
- a CDS encoding sodium:solute symporter, producing MDGYQLFMVMLAVYLCGLIGIGWYFTKRQKTVTDFWLAGRKIGTIGIGFSSAASWLTAGGILAVIGFFMLLGMGSIWGFVAPNILALLIIAIFVKRIKHLPAITQAELLEQRYSSALRAPVGIIITIVMILFAVADIKGFALVLEIFYGVDPIYAALIVALAVSVYVTLGGLHAVVWTDVVQFVFLSIFAIIMAFLAVDSATSGVAGISTASDLFSGVPTDWWNPFIIGMPMVLIFVFAIVPGWITEQDPWQKVWAAKDSTSARNGLVLGSLLVTIVFAACAVIAIGLNALYPEIAAAGFPMGMAQAEPALLTYIVSTFSPVVIGLSAIGLAAASMSCADTFATSGASCISRDIYQRFVKPDATMKQMLAINRLSVLFVVAAATVGSFFINSIIDAIHIATFIASASYFFPLMGGLYWKRATKEGALAGLLVGAIAQVSFTVYDLSMTAPMAPPYLETVHPVLMGHGVIVGMALSGIAFFGVSFMTRPSNIINLAPFFKEEAEELASHEAQTVDEKSAEYKKFLNNVDAQITGERAHLHLRLEGSATVNWTKFVEQLKESYPAWVTPTGIDSVYRLIQADMLACVSITRGQGEKDIWFASEPPVDSVEMQKRELFIAYKEVAAALEETGVILTMANNE
- a CDS encoding DUF5803 family protein, yielding MKKPIITVVFLFALAILASGCIDELVPVDEEVVSTNLSTYELEIFNDPSYDGGFVNTTTFYLADDGSANVVHMIVNASVIEVIPLEDMLNPNKEAISNIVILAGSSNDTEPSFETFEMLSTSSIEDVPVFNYTMDDEILRGQKHIYIRFNESITGIVSYSLATPKGQDFMYVPAHDSVVRFILPEGYTTGNPFVGKVSPEPAERYFDDLDREVLVWYDLRAKPGSFTEMARDFLKVEVSAEDFPYKPIIVKFYQKSAPRMLLIGTSILGAGVLIVLGNYLSTRRKLRKTREMIEEGFDEKRRN
- a CDS encoding MBL fold metallo-hydrolase; the protein is MKITLLGTGDAPGTPIIGCDCRTCRDARDGGKSNRTRFSVLVESDEGRVLIDTSPDMRQQMLSKGIRHIDGVIWTHGHYDHYTGFGEFHRVQSHVDVYGVTETLDYILDYVSFLKPRRHDIHPGETFELIGLEFTLFEVNHPPVEKAIGVMICEGEKKVVISGDTDNNIPEGSLELIKEPDLFIVDAIIPDDVGFHVKKHMDAKEALEMAENIRAKEVVMTHLSHYFRPHEEASETYPLGYDGMEFIF